From one Lolium rigidum isolate FL_2022 chromosome 4, APGP_CSIRO_Lrig_0.1, whole genome shotgun sequence genomic stretch:
- the LOC124706202 gene encoding syndetin isoform X1, which yields MRGDAPPPTAPSASSSSPASLFGGGGGGELFESGPSPLVFLPLLLIQGGGMDLSRVGERLLSSVRSARSIGLLPPTPAPAPSRPEVPARAAAAAAAARAIAGLPPHERINLPSNSEDLVSIYGSNPQGPPVDDLEEVFYLEEFDPIKYILANISEAGGDATYFDKQSTMRLAQLDKIAERLSHHVMGHYEEMVKGMQLVMELEQDLKVANVICMNGRRHISSSKSEVSRDLVVNVKSKKKQALLDVLPVLTELRHAQDMQIELETFVEKENYFQAFQLLPEYLQILENYSGLSAVQEMGRGIEAWLARTIQKLDSRLLGVCQTFSEESYLTVIDAFALMGDIGGMAEKMQSFFLQEVLSQTHIVLKEMLEEEVGNNTQRNRFTYSDLCVQVPESKLRPCLLKTLESIFSLMRSYYAIMSFCPEVKTSQSPSETLVDSGRGHSSTVVNQDGVADATSDRIPSSDVSNPDASTSGADAPFYQLRTDATKLVAYTFERGRRNLWQLATSRLSVLLSCSAVCSTSTYQFLKNYEDLTIFILAGEAFCGFEASEFRQKLKTVCLNYVVTFHRQNIYALKMVLEKESWTIMSAEATQIISLAGLTGDGAALISPTSRSSTLPKECFSGTTATNKGRQKNGFASWLSIENPFSLKIENGSLESPKYNVLFSSSAGNNSVHGNGNNSPFDEENEDLLADFIDEDSQLPSRTLKTKIVKGNSSHWKDGDISSQTGSSLSLLRMMDKYARIMQKLEMVNVELFKGIFQLFGIFYHHIYETFGSQDRSQSGKPLPDSQSFRLKAALSKITQDSDQWIKPQNSLYPSSSPLSMNSTISQMDVMPTAPPSSMFTSYGLKERCTAAETLSLVARVLNRSRAHLHSVLSQSSTSVVEEFFGTLVDTVPDLAEHIHRTSARMLLHINGYPDKIANAKWEVKELGIEHNGYVDLLLGEFKHYKTRLDHGGISKELQQLLLEYGIESLAEVLVEGLSRVKRCTDEGRALMSLDLQVLINGLQHIVSSNVRPKLQTVDTFVKAYYLPETEYVHWARSHPEYSKTQVVGLVNLVATMKGWKRKTRLETIERIEAGP from the exons ATGCGGGGCGACGCGCCGCCGCCTACAGCGCcctctgcctcctcctcctccccagcctccctcttcggcggcggcggcggcggcgagctcttcGAGTCGGGGCCCTCGCCCCTGGTCTTCCTGCCCCTGCTCCTGATCCAGGGCGGCGGCATGGACCTCTCCCGCGTCGGCGAGAGGCTCCTCAGCTCCGTCCGCTCCGCGCGCTCcatcggcctcctcccgccgacCCCCGCCCCAGCCCCTTCCCGCCCCGAG GTTCCAGCTCGAGCTGCTGCCGCGGCGGCGGCTGCCCGCGCGATCGCGGGGCTGCCCCCGCACGAGCGGATCAACCTGCCGTCCAATTCCGAGGACCTCGTCTCGATCTACGGGAGCAACCCGCAGGGCCCGCCCGTGGACGACCTCGAGGAGGTCTTCTATCTGGAG GAGTTCGACCCGATAAAGTACATTCTGGCCAATATATCGGAAGCAGGAGGTGATGCCACCTACTTCGATAAGCAG TCTACTATGAGATTGGCGCAGCTTGACAAGATTGCCGAACGGTTGTCTCATCATGTTATGGGTCATTATGAGGAAATGG TGAAGGGGATGCAGTTAGTGATGGAGCTAGAACAAGACTTAAAGGTCGCAAACGTAATCTGCATG AATGGTCGAAGGCACATATCCTCTTCGAAGAGTGAGGTGTCAAGGGATCTGGTTGTCAATGTAAAATCAAAGAAGAAACAAGCTTTGCTG gatgttcttcctgttcttacaGAACTTCGACATGCTCAAGATATGCAGATAGAGCTTGAAACTTTTGTTGAGAAAGAAAATTACTTTCAG GCATTTCAATTATTGCCAGAGTATTTGCAAATCTTGGAGAACTATTCAGGCCTTTCTGCTGTACAAGAAATGGGACGAGGTATTGAG GCATGGTTAGCAAGGACAATCCAAAAATTGGACAGCCGTTTGCTGGGAGTTTGTCAGACCttcagtgaagaaagctatctaACC GTGATTGATGCATTTGCATTGATGGGTGACATTGGTGGCATGGCCGAAAAGATGCAGAGCTTCTTTTTGCAAGAAGTACTCTCTCAAACACATATTGTTCTGAAAGAAATGCTGGAAGAG gaagtgggAAATAATACCCAGAGAAATAG ATTTACATATAGTGATCTTTGTGTTCAAGTTCCTGAGTCCAAACTTCGGCCCTGCTTGTTAAAAACTCTTGAGAGCATATTTTCGTTGATGCGGTCATATTATGCTATTATGAGCTTCTGCCCAGAAGTAAAG ACGTCTCAGAGCCCAAGTGAAACTTTAGTTGATTCAGGAAGAGGTCATTCAAGTACAGTTGTCAATCAGGATGGTGTTGCAGACGCAACGAGCGACAGGATACCATCTTCTGATGTCAGCAATCCTGATGCTAGCACATCAGGAGCAGATGCTCCATTCTATCAACTGAGGACAGATGCTACAAAACTTGTTGCTTATACATTTGAAAGGGGGCGGAGAAATCTTTGGCAACTGGCAACAAGTCGCTTGTCTGTTTTGCTGTCTTGTTCAGCTGTTTGTTCAACTAGCACATACCAATTTCTGAAGAACTACGaagatctcacaatattcattttGGCCGGTGAAGCATTTTGTGGGTTCGAAGCTAGTGAGTTCCGGCAGAAGTTGAAGACTGTCTGTTTGAACTACGTTGTGACCTTTCACCGGCAAAATATATAC GCACTTAAAATGGTACTGGAAAAGGAATCTTGGACAATAATGTCAGCTGAAGCTACGCAGATAATTAGTTTAGCAGGACTTACTGGTGATGGTGCTGCACTGATTTCACCTACGAGCCGTAGTTCTACCTTGCCAAAAGAATGTTTCAGTGGAACTACTGCAACTAATAAAGGGAGGCAAAAGAACGGATTTGCTTCCTGGCTCAGTATTGAGAACCCATTTTCTTTGAAGATCGAGAATGGCTCCTTGGAATCCCCTAAATATAATGTGCTGTTCAGCTCATCAGCTGGTAATAATTCTGTCCATGGAAATGGAAATAATTCACCTTTTGATGAAGAAAATGAAGACCTTCTCGCTGATTTCATTGATGAAGATAGCCAATTACCCAGTAGGACATTGAAAACAAAAATTGTGAAAGGCAATTCTTCACATTGGAAAGATGGAGACATTTCTTCGCAGACAGGATCATCACTTTCTTTGTTAAG GATGATGGACAAATATGCCAGAATTATGCAAAAGCTGGAAATGGTCAATGTTGAGCTTTTTAAG GGTATCTTCCAACTTTTTGGCATCTTTTATCACCACATATACGAGACATTTGGGTCTCAGGACAGGAGTCAAAGTGGCAAGCCGTTACCTGATTCCCAATCAT TTCGGCTTAAAGCAGCTTTATCAAAAATAACACAAGACTCAGATCAGTGGATCAAACCACAGAACAGTTTGtatccatcttcatcacctttaTCGATGAATTCAACTATTTCTCAAATGGATGTGATGCCTACTGCGCCTCCGAGCTCAATGTTCACCTCCTATGGTTTAAAG GAGAGATGCACAGCTGCCGAAACACTATCTTTGGTTGCTCGAGTTTTGAACAGATCTAGAGCCCATCTACATTCCGTGTTATCTCAAAGTAGCACCTCCGTTGTCGAAGAGTTTTTTGGAACACTG GTGGATACTGTTCCCGATTTGGCTGAGCACATCCATAGGACAAGTGCACGGATGCTTTTGCATATTAATGG GTACCCAGATAAGATAGCAAATGCTAAATGGGAAGTCAAGGAGCTTGGCATAGAGCACAATGG GTACGTTGATTTATTATTGGGCGAGTTCAAACATTACAAAACAAGATTGGACCATGGAGGAATCTCTAAGGAG CTCCAACAGCTCTTGCTGGAGTATGGCATAGAGAGCCTTGCAGAAGTTTTAGTTGAAGGACTCTCCAGAGTGAAAAGGTGCACTGACGAAGGACGTGCATTGATGTCACTTGACCTTCAG GTACTAATTAATGGGCTGCAACACATTGTATCGTCAAATGTTAGGCCAAAGCTGCAAACTGTGGATACTTTCGTAAAG GCTTATTATCTGCCCGAGACGGAGTATGTTCACTGGGCGCGGTCTCATCCA GAGTACAGCAAGACTCAGGTTGTTGGGTTGGTCAACCTGGTTGCTACCATGAAAGGATGGAAAAGGAAAACGAGGTTAGAAACCATCGAGAGGATTGAGGCAGGACCCTAG
- the LOC124706202 gene encoding syndetin isoform X2: MLWVIMRKWGMQLVMELEQDLKVANVICMNGRRHISSSKSEVSRDLVVNVKSKKKQALLDVLPVLTELRHAQDMQIELETFVEKENYFQAFQLLPEYLQILENYSGLSAVQEMGRGIEAWLARTIQKLDSRLLGVCQTFSEESYLTVIDAFALMGDIGGMAEKMQSFFLQEVLSQTHIVLKEMLEEEVGNNTQRNRFTYSDLCVQVPESKLRPCLLKTLESIFSLMRSYYAIMSFCPEVKTSQSPSETLVDSGRGHSSTVVNQDGVADATSDRIPSSDVSNPDASTSGADAPFYQLRTDATKLVAYTFERGRRNLWQLATSRLSVLLSCSAVCSTSTYQFLKNYEDLTIFILAGEAFCGFEASEFRQKLKTVCLNYVVTFHRQNIYALKMVLEKESWTIMSAEATQIISLAGLTGDGAALISPTSRSSTLPKECFSGTTATNKGRQKNGFASWLSIENPFSLKIENGSLESPKYNVLFSSSAGNNSVHGNGNNSPFDEENEDLLADFIDEDSQLPSRTLKTKIVKGNSSHWKDGDISSQTGSSLSLLRMMDKYARIMQKLEMVNVELFKGIFQLFGIFYHHIYETFGSQDRSQSGKPLPDSQSFRLKAALSKITQDSDQWIKPQNSLYPSSSPLSMNSTISQMDVMPTAPPSSMFTSYGLKERCTAAETLSLVARVLNRSRAHLHSVLSQSSTSVVEEFFGTLVDTVPDLAEHIHRTSARMLLHINGYPDKIANAKWEVKELGIEHNGYVDLLLGEFKHYKTRLDHGGISKELQQLLLEYGIESLAEVLVEGLSRVKRCTDEGRALMSLDLQVLINGLQHIVSSNVRPKLQTVDTFVKAYYLPETEYVHWARSHPEYSKTQVVGLVNLVATMKGWKRKTRLETIERIEAGP; the protein is encoded by the exons ATGTTATGGGTCATTATGAGGAAATGG GGGATGCAGTTAGTGATGGAGCTAGAACAAGACTTAAAGGTCGCAAACGTAATCTGCATG AATGGTCGAAGGCACATATCCTCTTCGAAGAGTGAGGTGTCAAGGGATCTGGTTGTCAATGTAAAATCAAAGAAGAAACAAGCTTTGCTG gatgttcttcctgttcttacaGAACTTCGACATGCTCAAGATATGCAGATAGAGCTTGAAACTTTTGTTGAGAAAGAAAATTACTTTCAG GCATTTCAATTATTGCCAGAGTATTTGCAAATCTTGGAGAACTATTCAGGCCTTTCTGCTGTACAAGAAATGGGACGAGGTATTGAG GCATGGTTAGCAAGGACAATCCAAAAATTGGACAGCCGTTTGCTGGGAGTTTGTCAGACCttcagtgaagaaagctatctaACC GTGATTGATGCATTTGCATTGATGGGTGACATTGGTGGCATGGCCGAAAAGATGCAGAGCTTCTTTTTGCAAGAAGTACTCTCTCAAACACATATTGTTCTGAAAGAAATGCTGGAAGAG gaagtgggAAATAATACCCAGAGAAATAG ATTTACATATAGTGATCTTTGTGTTCAAGTTCCTGAGTCCAAACTTCGGCCCTGCTTGTTAAAAACTCTTGAGAGCATATTTTCGTTGATGCGGTCATATTATGCTATTATGAGCTTCTGCCCAGAAGTAAAG ACGTCTCAGAGCCCAAGTGAAACTTTAGTTGATTCAGGAAGAGGTCATTCAAGTACAGTTGTCAATCAGGATGGTGTTGCAGACGCAACGAGCGACAGGATACCATCTTCTGATGTCAGCAATCCTGATGCTAGCACATCAGGAGCAGATGCTCCATTCTATCAACTGAGGACAGATGCTACAAAACTTGTTGCTTATACATTTGAAAGGGGGCGGAGAAATCTTTGGCAACTGGCAACAAGTCGCTTGTCTGTTTTGCTGTCTTGTTCAGCTGTTTGTTCAACTAGCACATACCAATTTCTGAAGAACTACGaagatctcacaatattcattttGGCCGGTGAAGCATTTTGTGGGTTCGAAGCTAGTGAGTTCCGGCAGAAGTTGAAGACTGTCTGTTTGAACTACGTTGTGACCTTTCACCGGCAAAATATATAC GCACTTAAAATGGTACTGGAAAAGGAATCTTGGACAATAATGTCAGCTGAAGCTACGCAGATAATTAGTTTAGCAGGACTTACTGGTGATGGTGCTGCACTGATTTCACCTACGAGCCGTAGTTCTACCTTGCCAAAAGAATGTTTCAGTGGAACTACTGCAACTAATAAAGGGAGGCAAAAGAACGGATTTGCTTCCTGGCTCAGTATTGAGAACCCATTTTCTTTGAAGATCGAGAATGGCTCCTTGGAATCCCCTAAATATAATGTGCTGTTCAGCTCATCAGCTGGTAATAATTCTGTCCATGGAAATGGAAATAATTCACCTTTTGATGAAGAAAATGAAGACCTTCTCGCTGATTTCATTGATGAAGATAGCCAATTACCCAGTAGGACATTGAAAACAAAAATTGTGAAAGGCAATTCTTCACATTGGAAAGATGGAGACATTTCTTCGCAGACAGGATCATCACTTTCTTTGTTAAG GATGATGGACAAATATGCCAGAATTATGCAAAAGCTGGAAATGGTCAATGTTGAGCTTTTTAAG GGTATCTTCCAACTTTTTGGCATCTTTTATCACCACATATACGAGACATTTGGGTCTCAGGACAGGAGTCAAAGTGGCAAGCCGTTACCTGATTCCCAATCAT TTCGGCTTAAAGCAGCTTTATCAAAAATAACACAAGACTCAGATCAGTGGATCAAACCACAGAACAGTTTGtatccatcttcatcacctttaTCGATGAATTCAACTATTTCTCAAATGGATGTGATGCCTACTGCGCCTCCGAGCTCAATGTTCACCTCCTATGGTTTAAAG GAGAGATGCACAGCTGCCGAAACACTATCTTTGGTTGCTCGAGTTTTGAACAGATCTAGAGCCCATCTACATTCCGTGTTATCTCAAAGTAGCACCTCCGTTGTCGAAGAGTTTTTTGGAACACTG GTGGATACTGTTCCCGATTTGGCTGAGCACATCCATAGGACAAGTGCACGGATGCTTTTGCATATTAATGG GTACCCAGATAAGATAGCAAATGCTAAATGGGAAGTCAAGGAGCTTGGCATAGAGCACAATGG GTACGTTGATTTATTATTGGGCGAGTTCAAACATTACAAAACAAGATTGGACCATGGAGGAATCTCTAAGGAG CTCCAACAGCTCTTGCTGGAGTATGGCATAGAGAGCCTTGCAGAAGTTTTAGTTGAAGGACTCTCCAGAGTGAAAAGGTGCACTGACGAAGGACGTGCATTGATGTCACTTGACCTTCAG GTACTAATTAATGGGCTGCAACACATTGTATCGTCAAATGTTAGGCCAAAGCTGCAAACTGTGGATACTTTCGTAAAG GCTTATTATCTGCCCGAGACGGAGTATGTTCACTGGGCGCGGTCTCATCCA GAGTACAGCAAGACTCAGGTTGTTGGGTTGGTCAACCTGGTTGCTACCATGAAAGGATGGAAAAGGAAAACGAGGTTAGAAACCATCGAGAGGATTGAGGCAGGACCCTAG